From one Bacillus sp. FJAT-42376 genomic stretch:
- a CDS encoding DUF3221 domain-containing protein: protein MKWFSNFIVCVCIILLLSACSSSSSTFTGYISNTDKDQVEVIKDISYEEFEKLMEAKASNENVHHNYVYYLLTYNSNGLKKGQKVKVWLPSGGLKMPNPVKAKAEKIQVLK, encoded by the coding sequence TTGAAATGGTTTTCGAATTTTATAGTTTGTGTTTGTATAATTCTATTGCTTTCAGCTTGCAGCTCATCCAGTTCAACGTTTACAGGCTATATATCGAACACGGATAAAGACCAAGTAGAAGTAATAAAGGATATTAGTTATGAAGAATTTGAAAAACTTATGGAAGCGAAAGCGTCTAATGAAAATGTTCATCACAACTATGTGTACTATTTGCTCACATACAATTCGAATGGTTTAAAAAAGGGACAGAAGGTAAAAGTTTGGCTTCCTTCTGGGGGATTGAAAATGCCAAATCCCGTTAAAGCAAAAGCAGAAAAGATACAAGTTTTAAAGTAG
- a CDS encoding DUF2785 domain-containing protein, producing the protein MKTADEMLKSRLVELSKNQFKPGREEDCFLLIKEVCRNLGSPDAVLRDELGYTLLAEWVYRQKLLTNDQLHELYKMMISEDMWFYKIGEIQTDSVLMRSFTSLGMTLLLKTDQDDPFLTKTDWQKALMSTVQYCTLEKDLRGYSETAGWMHAAAHVADLLTAFAEHPDFSSIHTKTLLTCMERIMENAKTVFKDEEDERLARSLKALVQHSHLSADEMLDWFARIPLEAESYINGYRKRINWKHLFRASLLQLHKKDLFSQERLSSELTRSRFNNPYI; encoded by the coding sequence ATGAAGACGGCTGACGAGATGCTGAAAAGCAGGCTGGTTGAACTTTCTAAAAATCAGTTTAAACCAGGCCGTGAAGAGGATTGTTTTTTGCTCATTAAAGAGGTGTGCCGAAACCTTGGAAGCCCTGACGCAGTCTTAAGGGACGAGCTTGGCTACACCCTTCTCGCGGAATGGGTTTACAGACAGAAATTGTTGACCAATGATCAGCTGCACGAGCTTTATAAAATGATGATTTCAGAGGATATGTGGTTTTATAAAATTGGAGAAATCCAGACTGATAGTGTGCTCATGAGAAGCTTCACGAGCCTTGGTATGACTCTTCTACTCAAGACCGATCAGGATGATCCGTTCCTGACGAAAACAGATTGGCAAAAGGCTTTGATGAGCACGGTTCAATATTGTACGCTGGAAAAAGATCTTCGGGGCTATTCAGAAACGGCCGGCTGGATGCATGCTGCGGCCCACGTCGCTGATCTTCTCACGGCTTTTGCAGAACATCCTGATTTTTCAAGCATCCATACTAAAACCCTGTTAACCTGCATGGAACGAATCATGGAGAATGCAAAGACGGTCTTTAAAGATGAGGAAGATGAGCGGCTTGCAAGAAGCCTGAAAGCGCTCGTTCAGCACAGCCATCTTTCAGCGGATGAAATGCTTGATTGGTTTGCACGTATACCGCTGGAGGCGGAATCGTACATAAACGGATATCGGAAAAGAATCAATTGGAAGCATCTTTTCCGTGCGTCCCTGCTCCAGCTCCATAAAAAAGATCTGTTTTCACAGGAACGGCTCAGTTCCGAACTGACTCGAAGCCGGTTTAATAACCCCTATATTTGA
- a CDS encoding YwqG family protein codes for MLTLPKELEKYRNQLEKYMVPFVSITAKKGRAELFQSKFGGFPYLPKNVEHPKDEKGLPMKLLAQINFSEVPPLEDFPERGILQIFLSASDDVYGLDFDNPVSQKNFRILYHEEILAAEQIVTDFSYHHHSEDEDFPLEGEAVLSFEKSAETISSSDFRFEQVDVDTDEVTEEGTDIEELMWEALSGQGHKLGGYPFFTQYDPRDGDKTFKNHLITLIQIDTDDHIDLMWGDAGVANFFITKEDLLNKNFTNVLYNWDCH; via the coding sequence ATGCTGACTTTGCCGAAAGAATTAGAGAAGTATCGAAATCAATTGGAAAAATACATGGTTCCTTTTGTAAGCATAACTGCCAAAAAAGGCAGGGCGGAGCTTTTTCAAAGTAAATTTGGAGGGTTTCCATATCTTCCAAAGAACGTTGAACACCCTAAAGATGAAAAGGGTTTGCCTATGAAGCTGCTGGCTCAGATCAACTTCAGCGAAGTTCCTCCACTGGAAGATTTCCCGGAGCGCGGTATCCTTCAAATCTTTCTCTCTGCGAGCGATGATGTATATGGTTTGGATTTTGATAACCCTGTGAGTCAAAAAAACTTCAGGATTCTCTATCATGAAGAGATCCTGGCGGCTGAACAGATTGTGACCGATTTTTCATATCACCATCATAGTGAAGATGAGGATTTCCCTCTAGAAGGGGAGGCAGTCCTTTCTTTTGAAAAGTCGGCTGAAACCATTTCCTCTTCCGATTTCCGCTTTGAACAAGTGGACGTTGATACAGATGAGGTGACAGAAGAAGGGACAGACATTGAGGAATTGATGTGGGAAGCATTATCAGGGCAGGGTCATAAACTAGGCGGCTACCCTTTCTTTACCCAGTATGATCCAAGGGATGGAGACAAAACGTTTAAGAATCATTTGATTACGCTGATTCAAATCGATACAGATGATCACATTGACTTGATGTGGGGAGATGCTGGCGTGGCCAATTTCTTCATCACAAAGGAAGATTTGCTGAACAAAAATTTTACGAATGTTCTTTATAACTGGGACTGTCATTAA